In candidate division KSB1 bacterium, the sequence TCGGATGAATGATTTTCGCCGGCGGAACTCCGCATCTTTCCGCGGTCTGCAGAAGGGCCTTTTCCAGGCTTTCTTTATCGAACACAATTAATTTAATAATTTCAGAAAGAAATTCAAGTACTAATTTGCCTGAATCCTCTTTCCACCGTTTCGCCTTTGTCTCGGCGTCATACTCTGTCGGTTCTTCAAAAAAATAGCGGCTTAGGGTTAAAAAATCATTCCGCATGTGCAGACGAGGCTGAAACAGCTTGACCACCTGCATAAAATAGTTTTCGTCCTCTATTGCCCAACCGGCATTTTCGGCCAAAGATCTAAGCTCAGCTGCCAGCCTTTCTGGCTCCATGCGGTTGATATGCTGCTGATTCAAATGCTTCAGCTTTGCCAGGTCAAAAATTGCAGGCGATTTGTTGACACGATCGAGGGAAAAGATCTGCTCCAGTTCTTTTAAGGTAAAAACTTCGCGATCGTCACCGCTGCTCCATCCCAAAAGCGCAATATAATTGAGTATGGCTTCACGCTCATAGCCCGCCTGAATATACGATTGGACATCCGGATCTACTTTTCCAGAAGGCATTTGTGACAGACTTTGGATGTCCCGTTTGCTCATTTTGGAGCCGTCCGGATTAAAAATCAAAGGCAAATGCGCCATCAAAGGAGGTTCCCACCCGAAACATTCATATAAATAAAGATGCTTGGGGACGCTGCTAAGCCACTCCTCGCCGCGTATGATATGGGAGATTTCCATTAGATGATCGTCCACAACGTTGGCCAAGTGATAGGTCGGGTAGCCGTCCGACTTGATCAATACCTGATCATCAACTTGACTGCTGTGGAACGACACTTCGCCGCGGATCAGATCTGTTATTACAAAGGTTCTATTTTCGGGAACCTTGAGCCGAATCACATAAGGCACTTTTTGCGCCAACAGCTGTTGGACCTTCTCTTCCGGCAGTGTCAGGCTGTTACGCATAAGGCTGCGGGTGGAAGCGTCATATTTGAATGTGCGGGGGTCGGGGCTCTTTTGCCGTGCCGTTTCGACTTCATCCGGCGTGTCAAAGGCATAGTAAGCAAAACCAGCTTGAACCAGCTGGTCGGCGTAATGCTTGTAAATATCTAGGCGCTTGGACTGCAGATAGGGGCCGTACTTGCCGCCTTGTTGCGGGCCTTCATCGGGCGTTAATCCGGCCCAATCCAGCACGGACAACAGGTTCTCGACCGCTCCTTCGACATAACGGGAGCGATCGGTGTCCTCGATGCGCAAAACAAAAACGCCGTTATGACGGCGGGCAAACAGATAGTTGTATAAAGCAGTTCTCAAGCCGCCGACATGGACAAATCCGGTTGGACTGGGGGCAAACCTGACGCGAACCATTGTCAATGATTATTCCTATTAGGAGGGCTGTTCCGTAGATGAATTTGATTCTTTCATCTCAAAATCGACGACGATGCCGCCAAAGAGGGAGGCCGTTACATTATAAAGCACGGTAAAGAGCAAAGCGGCTGTTATATTGATAATTGTGATAAAAATAACGGACGCGATAACGATGCCGATGCTTCCCGCCACGCCCAAAGAGGTAACGGGAAGTTCTTCAAAAGCATTGCCGACCTGCGCAATAACTGAGAAAAGGGCTGCGTAAAGTATGCCGACCAAAAAGCCGAAAATGAGGGAGAACAATAAAGTCACCCTCAGAACCGGCATAATTTCGATTCTTTTAAGTTCCGTCCGCATAGCCTTGAAAAAGTAAGAGCGGAGAGACAGGGATTCGAACCCTGGGTAGGCTAAATCGCCTACAACGGCTTAGCAGGCCGCCCCATTCGACCACTCTGGCACCTCTCCGATATCCTTTCCCTCCTCAGCGGAGGGCGGGGGACTCGAACCCCCAAGGGCTTTCACCCGGCGGTTTTCAAGACCGCTGCCTTACCGATTAGGTCTAGCCCTCCCACAAACAAATAAAAATACAAATTTTATTATCGTTAGTCAAACCCTTTTTTCTATTATTCCTCCCTATTGGCGAAGAAAATGTTTTCCCGGAGTCTGGCGCACAAGATTCTTTAACTCAAGGCTCAATAAAATGCCCAGCACTTCACCGACCGGCATCCGACATAAAGAGGCAATTTTGTCGATATGAATAGGTTCATGCGTCAAAACCTCGACAACGCTTTTTTCTTTTGACGTGAGGGGGATCGACGGCTCGGAAGGTGTCGGTTGTGACGAGGAAATGCCAATCTCATCCAGAATATCTTCCACACTTGTCACTAGTTTGGCGCCCTCTTGTATCAGGCGATTGCAGCCGCAGCTTTTGGGGTTGTTGATGTTTCCCGGCAAGGCAAAAACCTCTCTTCCCTGCTCCAAGGCCGCATCCGCCGTGATGAGCGCGCCGCTTTTTTCCCCCGCCTCTATGACCAAAACACCGCGGCACATACCGGAAACAATGCGGTTTCGCCGCGGAAAATGCGGAGCATCGGGTTTGGTGCCCATTGGGAATTCACTGATTAACGCTCCGTTTTGGACGATTTGTTCCGTAAGCCTTTTGTTTTCCTCCGGATAGATAACATCAACACCGGAGCCCAATACGGCGACTGTTTTTCCGCCGGTTCTGACGACTGCAGCGTGTACAATCGTGTCGATTCCTCGCGCCAGACCGCTGACGATTGTAATGCCGCGCTGAGCCAATTCAGAGGAAAACTTTTCCGCCATGATTTTTCCGTAGCCGGATGGCGACCGTGTGCCCACTATGGCCACGGAAAGCGCTCCTATTGTCTCGACTTTCCCCTTCACAAATAAAAGCAGCGGCGGATCGGCGATTCTTCGTAACAATTGCGGATAATGAGGATCCCAATAGCTGATTAGTAAAGCGCCGGCTGACCGGATTTTTTCCGCCTGTTTTTCAACAAAATTTTGATCGCCGCCCCGTTTGATCTGCATTGCCAATGTCTTATCGATGCCCTCGATTTCAACTAATTCTCGGACCGAGGCAGCCAGCACGGCCTGGACCGTTTTAAAACGCTTAATGAGGTTGCGAATTCGAAAAGATCCAAGGCCGGGGATGGTCATCAGGTAAAGGACATCGAGGGCGGCGACTGCATCTTCTGCCGTCATGAAATACCCCCCATTAAACCCATCAATCTTTATGAAGCATATCCCAAAGCTTTTGCAAAAATTCGTTGATATGAAAACCGCTGACGGCGGAAATAATGATCTCGGCAAAGTCGCTTTTTATTTGCGCCGGGTCATAGAGATCAGCCTTGGTCAGAACTACCAGGCGGGGCTTGTCC encodes:
- the dprA gene encoding DNA-processing protein DprA; its protein translation is MTAEDAVAALDVLYLMTIPGLGSFRIRNLIKRFKTVQAVLAASVRELVEIEGIDKTLAMQIKRGGDQNFVEKQAEKIRSAGALLISYWDPHYPQLLRRIADPPLLLFVKGKVETIGALSVAIVGTRSPSGYGKIMAEKFSSELAQRGITIVSGLARGIDTIVHAAVVRTGGKTVAVLGSGVDVIYPEENKRLTEQIVQNGALISEFPMGTKPDAPHFPRRNRIVSGMCRGVLVIEAGEKSGALITADAALEQGREVFALPGNINNPKSCGCNRLIQEGAKLVTSVEDILDEIGISSSQPTPSEPSIPLTSKEKSVVEVLTHEPIHIDKIASLCRMPVGEVLGILLSLELKNLVRQTPGKHFLRQ
- a CDS encoding DUF3566 domain-containing protein, with amino-acid sequence MRTELKRIEIMPVLRVTLLFSLIFGFLVGILYAALFSVIAQVGNAFEELPVTSLGVAGSIGIVIASVIFITIINITAALLFTVLYNVTASLFGGIVVDFEMKESNSSTEQPS
- the gltX gene encoding glutamate--tRNA ligase, translating into MVRVRFAPSPTGFVHVGGLRTALYNYLFARRHNGVFVLRIEDTDRSRYVEGAVENLLSVLDWAGLTPDEGPQQGGKYGPYLQSKRLDIYKHYADQLVQAGFAYYAFDTPDEVETARQKSPDPRTFKYDASTRSLMRNSLTLPEEKVQQLLAQKVPYVIRLKVPENRTFVITDLIRGEVSFHSSQVDDQVLIKSDGYPTYHLANVVDDHLMEISHIIRGEEWLSSVPKHLYLYECFGWEPPLMAHLPLIFNPDGSKMSKRDIQSLSQMPSGKVDPDVQSYIQAGYEREAILNYIALLGWSSGDDREVFTLKELEQIFSLDRVNKSPAIFDLAKLKHLNQQHINRMEPERLAAELRSLAENAGWAIEDENYFMQVVKLFQPRLHMRNDFLTLSRYFFEEPTEYDAETKAKRWKEDSGKLVLEFLSEIIKLIVFDKESLEKALLQTAERCGVPPAKIIHPIRLAVTGMGIGPGLYEILELLGKEKVIKRLKRAVEILG